The following coding sequences are from one Saccopteryx bilineata isolate mSacBil1 chromosome 3, mSacBil1_pri_phased_curated, whole genome shotgun sequence window:
- the CCNL2 gene encoding cyclin-L2 isoform X1: MAAAAAAAATAVAGAPGSAAPAAGAGTAGSGSTAPGSQGVLIGDRLYSGVLITLENCLLPDDKLRFTPSMSSGLDTDTETDLRVVGCELIQAAGILLRLPQVAMATGQVLFQRFFYTKSFVKHSMEHVSMACVHLASKIEEAPRRIRDVMNVFHRLRHLREKKKPVPLVLDQDYVNLKNQIIKAERRVLKELGFCVHVKHPHKIIVMYLQVLECERNQHLVQTSWNYMNDSLRTDVFVRFQPESIACACIYLAARTLEIPLPNRPHWFLLFGATEEEIQEICLKILQLYTRKKVDLTHLENEVEKRKHAIEEAKAQAKGLLPGGTQALDGTAGFSPAPKPTESPKEGKGNKASPLSVKNTKRKAEGVKKAKADSPVNGLPKGRGSRSRSGSREQSYSRSPSRSASPKRRKSDSGSTSGGSKSQSRSRSRSDSPPRQAHRGAPYKGSKVRSYRKSKDCKYPAQKPHKSRSRSSSRSRSRSRERADHSGKYKKKSHYYRDQRRERSRSYERTGHRYERDHPGHSRHRR, from the exons atggcggcggcggcggcagcggctgcTACAGCCGTGGCCGGGGCTCCGGGGTCAGCGGCCCCCGCAGCAGGGGCCGGGACCGCGGGCTCGGGGAGCACAGCCCCCGGGTCGCAGGGGGTGCTGATTGGGGACCGGCTGTACTCCGGGGTGCTCATCACCTTGGAGAACTGTCTCCTGCCTGACGACAAGCTCCGCTTCACCCCGTCCATGTCGAGTGGTCTCGACACCGACACGGAGACCGACCTCCGCGTGGTGGGCTGCGAGCTCATCCAGGCGGCCGGCATCCTGCTCCGCCTGCCGCAG GTGGCTATGGCTACTGGGCAGGTGTTGTTCCAGCGGTTCTTTTATACCAAGTCCTTTGTGAAGCATTCCATGGAG CACGTGTCAATGGCCTGTGTTCACCTGGCCTCCAAAATTGAAGAGGCTCCAAGACGGATACGGGATGTCATGAACGTGTTTCATCGCCTTCGACatctgagagagaaaaa GAAACCTGTGCCTCTAGTGTTGGATCAAGATTATGTTAATTTAAAGAACCAAATTATAAAGGCGGAAAGACGAGTTCtcaaagagctgggtttctgtgtCCATGTGAAGCACCCTCACAAG ATAATCGTTATGTACCTTCAGGTGTTAGAGTGTGAGCGTAACCAACACCTGGTCCAGACTTCATG GAATTACATGAATGACAGCCTCCGCACGGACGTGTTTGTGAGGTTCCAGCCTGAGAGCATCGCCTGTGCCTGCATTTATCTCGCCGCCCGGACACTGGAG ATTCCATTGCCCAATCGTCCCCattggtttcttttgtttggaGCAACTGAAGAAGAAATTCAAGAAATCTGTTTAAAAATCCTGCAGCTTTATACTCGGAAAAAG GTCGATCTGACACATCTGGAAAATGAGGTGGAAAAGAGAAAGCACGCCATTGAAGAGGCAAAGGCGCAAGCCAAGGGCTTGCTGCCAGGCGGTACCCAGGCCCTGGATGGCACTGCGGGGTTCTCACCTGCTCCCAAGCCCA CGGAATCTcccaaagaaggtaaagggaacaAGGCTTCCCCACTCTCTGTGAAGAACACCAAGAGGAAAGCAGAGGGCGTGAAGAAAGCCAAGGCTGACAGCCCTGTGAATGG CTTGCCAAAGGGACGAGGCAGTCGAAGTCGAAGTGGGAGCCGTGAGCAGAGCTACTCAAGGTCCCCATCGAGATCCGCTTCTCCTAAGAGGAG GAAAAGTGACAGTGGCTCAACGTCTGGTGGGTCCAAGTCCCAGAGCCGCTCACGGAGCCGGAGTGACTCACCACCAAGACAGGCACACCGCGGCGCTCCCTACAAGGGCTCCAAGGTGAGGAGCTACCGGAAGTCCAAGGACTGCAAGTATCCCGCCCAGAAACCACACAAGTCTCGGAGCCGGAGCTCCTCCCGCTCTCGAAGCCGTTCACGGGAAAGAGCAGATCATTCTGGAAAGTACAAGAAAAAAAGTCATTACTATAGAGATCAGCGACGGGAGCGTTCGCGGTCTTATGAACGAACAGGCCATCGCTATGAGCGGGACCACCCTGGGCACAGCAGGCATCGGAGGTGA
- the CCNL2 gene encoding cyclin-L2 isoform X2: protein MAAAAAAAATAVAGAPGSAAPAAGAGTAGSGSTAPGSQGVLIGDRLYSGVLITLENCLLPDDKLRFTPSMSSGLDTDTETDLRVVGCELIQAAGILLRLPQVAMATGQVLFQRFFYTKSFVKHSMEHVSMACVHLASKIEEAPRRIRDVMNVFHRLRHLREKKKPVPLVLDQDYVNLKNQIIKAERRVLKELGFCVHVKHPHKIIVMYLQVLECERNQHLVQTSWVASEGK from the exons atggcggcggcggcggcagcggctgcTACAGCCGTGGCCGGGGCTCCGGGGTCAGCGGCCCCCGCAGCAGGGGCCGGGACCGCGGGCTCGGGGAGCACAGCCCCCGGGTCGCAGGGGGTGCTGATTGGGGACCGGCTGTACTCCGGGGTGCTCATCACCTTGGAGAACTGTCTCCTGCCTGACGACAAGCTCCGCTTCACCCCGTCCATGTCGAGTGGTCTCGACACCGACACGGAGACCGACCTCCGCGTGGTGGGCTGCGAGCTCATCCAGGCGGCCGGCATCCTGCTCCGCCTGCCGCAG GTGGCTATGGCTACTGGGCAGGTGTTGTTCCAGCGGTTCTTTTATACCAAGTCCTTTGTGAAGCATTCCATGGAG CACGTGTCAATGGCCTGTGTTCACCTGGCCTCCAAAATTGAAGAGGCTCCAAGACGGATACGGGATGTCATGAACGTGTTTCATCGCCTTCGACatctgagagagaaaaa GAAACCTGTGCCTCTAGTGTTGGATCAAGATTATGTTAATTTAAAGAACCAAATTATAAAGGCGGAAAGACGAGTTCtcaaagagctgggtttctgtgtCCATGTGAAGCACCCTCACAAG ATAATCGTTATGTACCTTCAGGTGTTAGAGTGTGAGCGTAACCAACACCTGGTCCAGACTTCATG GGTAGCCTCTGAGGGTAAGTGA